A genomic segment from Bubalus kerabau isolate K-KA32 ecotype Philippines breed swamp buffalo chromosome 14, PCC_UOA_SB_1v2, whole genome shotgun sequence encodes:
- the LOC129627319 gene encoding cytochrome b-c1 complex subunit 7-like, whose translation MLDDTIYEDDDVKEAIRRLPENLCNYRVFLIKRALDLGMRQQILPKERWTEYEEDKFYLELYLKEVIQERKEREEWAKK comes from the coding sequence ATGCTAGATGATACAATATATGAGGATGACGATGTAAAAGAAGCCATAAGAAGGCTTCCTGAGAACCTTTGTAACTACAGAGTGTTTCTCATTAAGAGAGCACTGGACCTGGGCATGAGGCAGCAGATCCTGCCTAAAGAGCGGTGGACAGAGTATGAGGAGGATAAATTCTACCTTGAACTATATCTGAAAGAGGTtattcaggaaagaaaagagagagaagaatgggCAAAGAAATAA